Genomic window (Microthrixaceae bacterium):
ATGTCGGCCTGACCTGACTGGATCAGCAGGTCGGCCATCATGATCGAGTTGATACCGGACAGGCAGACCTTGTTGATCGTCGTTGCCGGAACCGTCATCGGAATTCCCGCGGCCACGGCGGCCTGGCGGGCGGTCATCTGGCCGGCCCCGCCGAGGAGCACCTGGCCCATGAAGACGTAATCGACCTGTTCGCCCGAGATCCCTGCGCGCTCGAGCGCGGCCTTGATGGCGAGTCCGCCGAGGTCGCTGCCGCTGAAGTTCGCGAGCCCGCCCGAGAGCTTGCCGATCGGGGTACGAGCCCCGCTGATAATCACCGATCCGGCCATATAGAGTCCCCTTGGTCGTGGATGGTTGTGATCGGTCGATGTTACCGGTCGGTAACCGGCCTCTGCCAACGCCGACCGGCGGCCGGGTCCGGTCTGGGCAAGAGGTATCGTCAGTCGTTATCGTCTTGCGCCATGTCGATGCAACACATCCTCGAAGCCATCCAGAACGGTGCCTCGGGCGAGGAACTCGCCGCGCTGCCTCTCCCAGAGTCCTATCGGGCGGCGTATGTGCTGCGCGACGAACAGACGATGTGGGACGGCGTCGAGTCCGAGGATAAGGACCCCCGTCAGTCGCTTCACGTGGGTGAGGTCGCCACGCCGGAGATCGCGCCGGACGAGGTGTACATCGCGGTCATGGCCTCGTCGATCAACTTCAACACGGTGTGGACCTCGATCTTCGAACCCCTGCCGACCTTCCTCTTCCTCGACCGGCTGGGTAAGGAATCGGTCTGGGGTGCGCGCCACGCTCAGGACTTCCACGTCGTCGGTTCCGATGCGTCGGCAGTGGTGTTGCGTGTTGGCTCCGCGGTGCGCAACTGGAAACCGGGCGACCACGTCACGGTGCACTGCAACTACCTCGACGACCAGGATCCGTCCGCACACAACGATTCGATGCTGGCGGCGAATCAGCGCATCTGGGGATTCGAGACGAACTACGGCGGCCTCGCGGACCTGTCGATCGTGAAGGCCAATCAGCTCATGCCGAAGCCGGCCCACCTGTCGTGGGAGGAAGCGGCGGTGAACGCGTTGTGCGCATCGACGTCCTACCGCATGCTCGTCGGCGATCACGCCGGACGCATGAAGCAGGGCGACAACGTGTTCATCTGGGGAGCGACCGGCGGTATTGGTGCCTATGCGGCACAGCTCGTCCTCAACGGCGGGGGAACCCCGGTTGGCGTCGTGTCCTCGGAGAATCGGGTGAAGCTCCTGAACGCGATGGGCGTCGAGCATGCGATCGACCGTCGCGAGGAGAACTACCAGTTCTGGAGCGACGAGCACACCCAGGACGAAAGTGAATGGCGCCGCCTGGGCAAGAAGGTCCGTTCGCTCATCGGCGATGATCCCGACATCGTGTTCGAGCATCCGGGCCGCTCGACGATGGGCGCCTCGGTGTTCATCACCAAGCGCGGCGGCAAGATCGTCACCTGCGCGGCGACTTCCGGCTACATGCTCGAGTTCGACAACCGCCACCTGTGGATGAAGCTGAAGAGCATCATCTCCAGCCATTTCGCGAACTACCAGGAAGCCTGGAACATGAACCAGCTCATCTCTCAGGGTCGTATCCAGCCCGTGATGAGCGAGGTGTTCTCACTCGACCAGGTCGGCGAGGCCGCCCTCAAAGTCCACCGCAACCAGGCCGAAGGCAAACTGGGTGTGCTGTGCCTGGCTCCGGAGGCCGGCCAGGGCATCACCGACCCGGAGTTCCGCGAGCAGGTCGGTGAGGATCGCATCACGTTGTTTGCCCGCCACGCCCGCGGCGAGCTGTAACGACCGGCGGCCAGGAGCCGCCGGTTTCAACCGAATGCGTCGATGAGGATCGACGCGACCCTCGTGACCGCCCAGATCGTCAACACGAGGATCGGAAGTGCGGCATACAAGCACGCCACGAGCGCAACGCCACGGCCGGCGTTGCGCTCGGCGTGCCAGCGGGTGTCGACGAGGCCCGCCCAACAAAGGCCGACGGCGGCCAACCAGATGGCCCCGCACACGACGAGGGCGATGGTGTTCGAGGTGGCGGAATCGGACCAGGCGAAAAGTCGCTCGAGCGGATCGCTCGCCCAGTCGAAATCGTCGTGGCGTCGATTGCCGAAGTCGAACGACAGGTCGGGCTCATCGGGGCGACCGAATGTCCAGGCTGTCGCGACCGACAGCAGGGCTTGGCCAATGACCGAACAGACGATGGCGGCGATATGGGCGATGTAGGACACGGGTCGTTCCACGATGACCCGTGTGGCCGTGAGCGAATCGGCGATACTGCGGTGCCCGGGCAACAAGATGAGCACGGCCGAGGCCACGATCACGACACCACCGGCGATGGCCACCCCTTGGATCACCCGGTCGAGCCACCCAGCCGGGCCGATCACCCATGAGAACAGCACGAGGATCAACACGATCGCCGAGGAATGGGAGACCCAGGCCCGTAGGTGAAACTGCCGCTGGCTGACGACCGCACCGTAGTGATGCGACACGATGCGTATCCCGACCTGGCGCATCCCGAGGGTCGCACCATTGCGCCACGCTGGCACGACGAGCACCAGGTGCACCGACGCCGCGATCCACATCGCCGCGAGAGCTGCGATGAACCGCGCGATCCAGATCGACGGTTCACAGTCGGCGGGCGCGTCTGACGTCGCGCAGCCTCCCAGTGTCGAGGTCATGATTGCGTCGATGAACGCGATGCCCAGAAGTCCCAACGCGATGCAGTAAGCGAGAACGGTTGCATCGATTCCGAAGGCGACCAGGCGTCGTCCGATCCGTCCGGTGCGCAGCAACGTGACGTCTGACCCGTCTGGCCGCTCGCCGATCGCGGTCATCGTTTCCATGGTTCGGGGACCCTCCTGTCCTCGGTCGGATCGTACCCACTTTGGCGCCGATGACCAGGACTGGGTTCTCGCATGGTCGCTGCGGCATCGGTCGTGGAACACTGGAGGCATGATTCTGACCGAGATTGATCACGTGGCCATTGCCGTCAACGACCTCGAGGCGGCGATCGAGTACTACCGCAGCGCATTCGGCGCCGAGGTGCATCACCGCGAGATCGTCGACTCCGACGGTGTCGAGGAGGCCCTGGTCAAAGTGGCCGATTCGTACATCCAGCTCACCGCGGCAACCCGCCCGGATTCGCCCATCGCCAAGTCGATCGAAAAACGCGGCGAAGGCCTCCACCACATCGGGTACCGCGTGGACGACTGCCAGGCCGCGCTCGACGCGATGGTCGCCGCGGGCGCGACCCCGATCGACAAGGCCCCACGCCCCGGCAGCCGTGGCACCACGGTGGCGTTCATCCACCCGAAGGGCAGCTTCGGGACGCTCATCGAACTCGTGCAGGAAAACTGATCGTCGGCCTCTCTTGAGGGCTTGCGGTCGACGCCTTGGCGTGCGGCGTCCGAGCCGTTCGAGTTGTCACCGTCGAGTTGTGGCAGGGTTCTTCCATGCAGGTCCACCTTGTCGATGGCACGTATGAGCTCTTTCGGTACTTCTATGCGCCGGGTGGCGGCAAGCACCTGAACGACGTCGGTGAAGAGGTTGGTGCGGTTCGCAGCGTGCTGCGCTCGGTCACCGCGTTGCTGGAGGACGGGGCCACCCACGTCGGGGTGGCCACCGACCATGTGATCGAGAGTTTCCGCAACGAGCTCTATGCCGGCTACAAGGACGGATCGGGAATCGACCCGGTGCTGTTCGGGCAATTCCCGCTCCTCGAGGCGGCGCTGGAGGCGGCCGGGTGCACGGTCTGGGCAATGGTGGAGTTCGAGGCCGACGACGCGCTCGGCGCGGCGGCCGCGGTCGCCGCGGCGGACCCCGACGTCACCCGCGCGTTGATCTGCACCCCCGACAAGGATCTGGCGCAATGCGTCGTCGACCCGAAGGTGGCGCAGTTCGATCGCCGGGCAGGCGTTATCCGCGACGAGGCGGCAGTGTTGGAGAAATTCGGGGTGATGCCAGCGTCGATTCCGGATTGGCTCGGGCTGGTCGGCGACACCGCAGACGGCTTTCCCGGTCTCGCCGGTTGGGGCGCGAAGTCGGCAGCGGCGGTGTTGCGACGCTACGAGCACATCGAGAACATTCCCCTCGCCCCGGGGCAGTGGGACATCACCGTTCGCGGATCACAGAAGCTGTGCTCCGTACTCGCCGAGCATCTCGACGACGCACTGCTGTTCCGAACGATCGCCACGATCCGGCTGGATGTTCCTGTCGGAACTCCGGCGCAATGGCGTTGGAGCGGGGTCGGTTCCGGGTTCGACGAAATGTGCGATCGTCTCGACGCCCACGACGTGCACCGCCGACTCACGAAGCTCGCCGGGCAGCGCTTCGGCTGAGGCGGGTTCGCGACCTGGGGCAACGGCTGGGGGTCAACGATCGAACTCTCCGTTGGAGAACAGGTGCGCCAACTCGATCGGCACCGGCGCGTCGAGTTGGTCGTAACGGCACTGATCGGGCGCCTTGTCGGGTCGCCAACGAAGGAACTTCGCCGGATGTCGAAGCCGACCGGCGGTAAGACCCTGATAACCGATCTCCGCGACGAGTTCGCAGCGAAGCGGCACCCATGATTGGTCGCGCTGTTGGTTCCAACGGTTGGGTGCGCCCGGCATGCGTCCAGACGTCGCATGCGCCTCGGCCTCGCCCCATTCGGCCCATGGGTGGCCATCGAGTCCGCCGTCGACGAATGGGGCCAACTCGTCGAGCAGTTCCACCCGCCGCGCCGCGGCAAAGCTTGAGGCCACACCGATGGAATGCAAGGTCGCGTCGTCATCGAGGAGACCCAACAGCAGCGACCCGACGCCGGCACCGTCCTTGTGAACCCGATAGCCGGCCACCACCACGTCTGCGGTGCGCTGGTGCTTGATCTTGAGGATCGAGCGCTTGTTTTGCAGGTACGGATCGCCGGTGGCCTTGGCCATCACTCCGTCGAATCCGGCGCCCTCGAATCGGGTGAACCAGTCGGCGGCCACGGTGCGGTCGGTGGTCGCCGGCGACAGGTGCAGCGGCGGCGACGTCGGGTCCATCACCGACTCCAGCAGCGCTCGGCGCTCGCCGAACGGTGTCGTCTGGTGGTCGGTGTCGCCGAGGGCGACGAGATCGAAGGCGACGAAGCTCGCCGGCGTCTCGACCGAGAGCTTGGCGATTCTCGATTCGGCCGGATGGATTCGTTGGCCGAGTGCGTCGAAATCGAGCCCACGTCCGGTGGCGACCACCACCTCGCCGTCGACCACGATTCGCTCGGGAAGCATCTCGCGTATCGGATCCATCAACTCGGGGAAGTACCGAGTCAGCGGCTTGTCGTTGCGGCTACCGAGCAGAACGTCGTCGCCATCGCGAAAGACGATGCAGCGAAACCCATCCCATTTCGGCTCGAACACGAAGCCGTGGTCCTCGCCGTCGGGAAGCGACGTTGCTGCCTTTGACAGCATGGGTCGAAAAGGGGGGACAACCGGCAACGTCATAGCGACATCGTGCCCGATGGATGGTGAGCAGCGACGGCGTTCAGTACGCGCTCCACCAGCCGTTGGGGATCGTCGTCGACGAAGAGCAACTCGAGGGTGGAGGGCGCCATGAGTCCGTCGGACGCCGCGCGCTGCATGAACTCGAGCAGCCGGTCATAGAAGCCGTTCACGTTCAACAACCCGAGGGCCTTGGGGTGCAGTCCGAGCGCCGCCCAGCACCACACCTCGAAAAGCTCCTCCATCGTCCCGATGCCGCCGGGAAGGACGAGAAACCCGTCGGCGCGCTCGAACATCTCCCGTTTCCGTTCGGGCATATCGCCGACGACGATCAATTCGGTCACGGCTTGATGCGCAACCTCGAGGTCGTAGAGGTGTTCGGTGATGACCCCGGTGACGCGACCGCCGGTGGCGAGGCACGCGTCCGCGATGTCGCCCATCAACCCGGAGCTGCCGCCGCCGTAGACGAGATCGGCTCCGGACTCGGCCACCGCTCGACCGGTGCGTCGGGCCATGTCGGAAAACGCCGGGTCCCCGCCGGGGCGCGACGCCAGGTAGGCGCAGAGTTGAGGACGTGACGTCTTGTTGGTCGAGGTCATGAGTCGCCACGGTAGCGATTCGGTGCGGTTTGGCGTTTCGCCGTAATCTCTCAAACCTATGGATCACTCGCTTGCCGAACGCGTCGACGACCTCCTCCGCCGCAAGGAAGAGGCCCGCCAACCCGGTTCCGAACGCTCGGTCGAGCGTCAACGTTCCCGGGGAAAGATGCTCGCTCGGGAACGGATCGAGTACCTCCTCGACGAGGGGTCGTTCCACGAACTCGATGGTCTTGCCCGCTCACGCTCGGCCTCTGCAACCGAACGCCCCTACACCGACGGTGTGGTGACCGGTTGGGGAACGGTCGAGGGGCGACAGGTCTTTGTCTTCTCACAGGACTTCACGCTGTTCGGCGGAGCGCTCGGTGAGGTCTACGCCGAAAAGATCCACAAGGTCATGGACATGGCGTTGAAGGTCGGAGCCCCCGTCATCGGGCTGAATGACGGCGCCGGCGCCCGTATTCAGGAAGGTTCGGTGTCGCTCGCCAGCTACGGCGGCATCTTCTATCGCAACGTGAAGGCCTCGGGGGTCACCCCGCAGATCTCGGTGATCATGGGCCCATGCGCGGGCGGCTCGGTGTACAGCCCGATCCTGACCGACTTCATCTTCATGGTCGACGAGACGTCGTACATGTTCATCACGGGTCCCGACGTCGTGAAGCAGGTCACCGGCGAGGACGTGAGCCAACAGGACCTCGGTGGCGCTCGGGTTCACAGCTCGAAGTCCGGTGTCGCTCAGTTCGTTTCCGCCGATGACAAGGGCGCCCTCGACGACGTTCGGTTCCTGCTCGGCTTCTTGCCCTCCAACAACCTGGAGGAAGCACCCCGGGTCGACACCGACGACCCCCACGACCGACTCGTGCCCGAGCTCATCGACATGATCCCCGCCTCGGCAAACCAGGCCTACGACATGCGTTCGGTGGTGGAGGCGATCGTCGATGACAACGAGTTTTTCGAGTACGCGCCGGCGTGGGCCCCTTCCATCATCTGCGGCTTTGCCCGCCTTGGCGGCCAGTCGGTTGGCATCGTCGGCAATCAGCCGATGGCGTTCGCCGGGGTGCTCGACATCGAGTCCTCCTCGAAGGCGGCGAAATTCGTTCGCACCTGCGACGCCTTCAATATTCCCCTCGTGACCTTCGTCGATGTCCCCGGCTTCCTGCCCGGCGTCGAGCAGGAACACAACGGCATCATCCGCCACGGGGCCAAGCTGCTGTACGCCTATTGCGAGGCAACCGTGCCCCGTATCTCGGTGATCACCCGCAAGGCCTATGGCGGCGCGTACGTCGTGATGGACTCCAAGTCGATCGGTTCGGATCTGTGTTTCGCTTGGCCGACCGCTGAGTTGGCGGTGATGGGCGCGGCTGGCGCGGTCGAGATCATCAACCGACGCGAGATCGCTGAGGCGGATGATCCAGTAGCCCGTCGCCAGGAACTCGTCGACGACTACACCGAGAACTTCTGCAACCCGTGGGAGGCGGCCGATCGCGGCTACATCGACGACGTGATCGACCCCACCGAGACCCGCATCAAGCTGATCGCCGGCCTGACGATGCTGCGCTCCAAGAGCGAGCAGCTTCCCCCTCGTAAGCACGGAAATATGCCGCTGTGATGTCCGGAACAACCGAGCCGACTTCGGCGCCCACCAATTCGACCATTACCCCGACCCCTACCGACGAGGAGGCCGCGGCGATCGCGGCCTGCCTCACGCTGTTCAGCGGGGCCGGGGCACCTGCCGATTCGAACGACGAGCCGTCGCGGTGGCGGTGGTCAGGGCGATGGTGGTCCAAGCCGGTGCCGCTGCGACGGCAACGGCCGTGGAAGTAGTTCGGCGACGAAGTTTCGCCAGGTTATTGGGCGTTTCGCGGCGATGGCAGGCGTGATCGCGCTACCGAAGGCCGTCGTGTTCGACTTCGACGGAACGATCGTCGACACCGAGACGCCACCGTTTCTCTGCGCCCGCAACGAGTTCGCTCGCCACGGCCTCGAGTTGACCCTGGAAGCCTGGCAGGTGCGGCTCGGCCGCACCGATCTCCCGCATTGGACCGAGTGGTTGGAACGGGCGGTGGGAACCCCGATCGATCGCGACGAGATCCGCAGTCGAGTACTGGAGGAGAAGAACCGGCTGACGGCGACACAGCCCGTTCGCGAGGGTGTGGTGGCGTTGATCGAACGGTGCCACGATCTCGGAGTCGCGGTCGCGGTCGCGTCGAGTTCCCAAGCGGAGTGGGTGCATCCTAATCTGCGGGCTCGGAACCTCTTCGATCACTTCGCGACGATCGTCACCCGCACCGATCGAATCCGTTCGAAGCCGGCCCCCGACTCGTATCGGCACGCGTGCGCGTTGCTCGGCGTGCATCCCGGTGATGCGTTGGCGATCGAGGATTCGCCCAATGGACTGCTCGCAGCGACCTCCGCAGGGGTGCGATGTGTGGTGGTGCCCAACGAAATGACACGGGGAATGGAGTTCACGACAGCCGAAGCTGTCGTGAACTCCTGTGCGGAGATCGCCTTCGCACGAGGTCGCTGAGGCCTATTCCTTGACAAGTTCGAGGCGCAGTTCCAACAGACCGGTGGGGCCGACCTGAGCGAACCCGTTCGAGGGGTCCTCGATTCCCCAGTCGGCGAAGGTGATCTCGTAGGTGGCCACGACGGTGATGACGCCGCCGACCCGCTTCGCTTGAAGTTCGAAGGTCACCGCTTTGGTGGTGTCTTTCAACGTGAGGTCACCGACCGCGTCGACGGTGATCTCCTCACCTTCCGCGGGCTCGGTGCCGAGTTCGATCGGCTCGGTCAGGACGAAGGTCGAGGTGGGGAAGCGATCGGTCTGCATCAGTCGCGTCTGGTATTGGTTGTCGCGCCGGTCGCTGTCGGAGGTGATCGATGCCATGTCGACGGAGAAATCGGCCTCGGTGATGGTCGTGCCGACGATGGACATCGCTCCGGTGACCTGATCGGTACGCCCCACCCCCTCGGTGCTTTGGCCGGCGAGGGTCTCGGCCACCCGGTATCCGGCGACGGTTTCGCCGCCGGGGATCCAGGTGCCGTCGAGGCTGCCGTCGAACTCGGCGGTCGTGTTTGAAGCCGGCGTGGTCGACGCCGGGCCGTCATCGCTCGAATCGTCCGCATCCGGCGTGGTGGTCGTCGAGGAGGCTTCGAGGGTGAGCGCTTCGGGTGCGTCCTCTTTGATCACGTTGATGTAGACCCAGACGCCTCCGACGACGAGGACGATGGCGGCGACTACGAGTCCGAGCACGGTTTTCAGCTTTCCCATGCGGCCCAACCCTAGGCGGTGTTGCTTGGAAAACCCTGGGCGCCACCTCTGATGTCACTCCATGCGAATGGCGGTCGTGCCAGCGTCGACCACCGCGGTCGCGTCGACCCTCGGGGCCGCCGCGGTCACGGTGGTATCGACGACCACGTACTCGGTGCGCCACTGCTGTGGGGTGATCGTGCAACGGCAGTACCCGTGGTCGACGACGTTGAGGTACTCGATGCCCTCGAATTTGACCTGCCCCAGCATCTCGGCTCCGCCGGGGAACGCGTCGATGAGGCTGTTCGAGGTGATCGAGGTGCCGACGAACTCGGTGGCGACGGGGATCCGGGCGAGTTCGGGGCCGGTGTGGAGGGTGCCGGCACCGGCGGAATGAATGTCGCCGGTGAGCACGACGACGTTGTCGATGTCGTGGTCGACGATCGTCGACAGCAATCGGTCGCGGGCCTGCGGGTAGCCGTCCCACTGATCGACATTGAGGACGATGTCGCCGATGACGAGCGAACTCATCACCGTCTGCTGTGCGAGCACCTTCCAGGTGGTGGTGGCCGCGGCGAGGCCCTCGCCGATCCACCGCTCCTGATCGGGTCCCAACATCGTTCGGTCCACCTCGAAGTCGGCACACTGCGCGCGGCTCGTGAGGATCTCGTCTCCGCACGGTTGGTCGTCGCGGTACTGGCGGCCGTCGAGGACGAAGAATTCGGCGAGCGTGCCGAATCGGATGCTGCGGTACAACTCGAGGGTCGGCCCGACCGGAGGCGGCACGCGAAGGGGTTGGTGTTCGTAGTACGCGGCGTAGGCGGCGGCGCGACGATTGGCGAACTCGGCGCCGGTGATGCCGTCCTGGCTCGTGTTGCCGGCGGTGTTGTTTTCGACCTCGTGATCGTCCCAGGTGACGATCCACGGAGCCGAGGCGCGGCTGCGCTGCAACGACTCGTCGGAGAGGTACAACTCGTAGCGGCTGCGGTATCCCCACAGATCCGTCGGTTCGTCGCCCTCGAAGGGGCGAAACGAGTCGGGGCTTCCGGCTGATTCATAGATGAAGTCCCCGAGGAAGAACACCGCGTCGGCCCGATCGGCGGCGATGGCGTCATGGGCCGTGTAGTAGCCGTGGGCGTAGTTCTGGCACGAGGCGAACACGATGTTGAGGCTGTCGAGTTGCTGGTCGTCGGCGGGTGCGGTCCTGGTTCGGCCGGTCGGGGACACGTAGTCGTCGACGCGAAAGCGGTAGAAGTACTCGGTGGCCGGGGCGAGGTCGGTGGCATCGAGATGGACCGAATAGCCCCACTGGGCGGTGGCCTCGACGATGCCGGATCCGATGATCTGCCCGAAGGCCTCGTCGACCGCCACCTCCCACGTGAGCGGAATGTCCACCAACTCCGAGGTGAGGGAGTCGCCGACGATGAGTCGGGTCCACAGGATCACCGAGGTAGGCGTCGGGTCGCCCGATGCCACGCCGAGCCGGAACGGATTCTCGGCGAGCCCGGCGGTCGCGACCTCGACGACCGTGGAGGGTTCGGGGGTGCCTCCGTCGACGCTGGTTTCCGAACGATCTCCGGACCGGCCGTCGTCGCTGCACGACACCACGACGGCGACGCTTCCGAGTCCGAGGGTCGTGAGGAAACGCCGGCGGTCGATCGGAGAGGCCATGGTGCGACGCTACTCATGGTGGGAACCACTTTTCTCGGAGCAAAGCGTCGCCTGTAGTCTTTGCCGTCAACGAAATTGGAGGCAGGCATGTCCGCAACGATCGTCGTCGGAACGCAGTGGGGCGACGAAGGCAAGGGCAAGTTCACCGACTTGATCGCCAAAGAAATGTCGATGGTGGTGCGCTACCAGGGCGGTCACAACGCGGGACATACGCTCGTCGTCGATGGCGAGACGTTCGCCCTGCAGCTCATTCCGTCGGGGGTCCTGTATCCCCACATCACGCCGGTGATCGGCAACGGTGTCGTCGTCGACCCGGTCGTCATGCTCGCCGAGATGGATAAGCTCACCGCGTCCGGGGTCGACTGCACGAAGCTGAAGGTGTCGGGCAATGCCCACGTCATCTTCCCGTACCACCAGGAGCTCGACCGCCTGATCGAACGGCACTTGGGCAAGAACAAACTCGGGACGACCAAACGGGGCATCGGCCCGACCTATGCCGACAAGGCCGCCCGCGTCGGAATCCGTCTGCAGGACCTGTTGGACGAGAAGATCTTCCGCGAGAAGCTCGCCAACGTCGTCGCTGAGAAAAACCTGGTTCTCGCCAAGATCTACAACCGGTTGGGCTTCGACGCCAACGAGCTCGCAGACCGGTATCTCTCCGAGGTCGTCCCGCGGATCCGTCCCCACATCGCCGACACCGTCTCGCTCGTTCACGAGGCGCTCGAGCGGGGCGACCACGTGTTGTTCGAGGGGGCCCAGGCGACGTTTCTCGACATCGACCACGGCACCTACCCCTACGTCACCTCGTCCAATCCGGTCGCCGGCGGTGCGTGTGTGGGCGCCGGAGTCGGTCCCCGTCACATCGATCGCGTCGTGGGCATCGCCAAGGCCTACGTGACCCGGGTGGGTTCGGGCCCGTTCCCGACCGAACTCGACAACGAGGTCGGCGAACGGCTGCGCGCGATCGGTCACGAATACGGGGTGAATACCAAGCGGCCCCGCCGCTGCGGCTGGTTCGACGCTCCGATGATGCGTCAGGCGGCACGGGTGAATTCGCTCAGCGAGATCGCGCTGACGAAACTCGACGTGTTGGACACCTTCGATTCGGTCAAGGTCTGTGTGGCTTATGAGATCGATGGGGAGCGGGTCGAGCATCTGCCGTACCATCAAAGCGACTTTCACGCCGCGACTCCGATCTACGAGGAGCTGCCGGGTTGGAAGACCGACCTGTCGGCGTTCACCCGCAAGGATCAGCTGCCCAAAGAGGCGCTCGACTACCTCAACTTCCTCGAGGCGCAGGTCGGCGTGCCGATCACGCTCGTGGGCACCGGACCCGGCCGCGACCAGTTCGTTCACTTCTCGGAGGCCTGACCTTCTCCGAGGCCTGACCCGCCCGGTTC
Coding sequences:
- a CDS encoding TIGR00730 family Rossman fold protein, producing the protein MTSTNKTSRPQLCAYLASRPGGDPAFSDMARRTGRAVAESGADLVYGGGSSGLMGDIADACLATGGRVTGVITEHLYDLEVAHQAVTELIVVGDMPERKREMFERADGFLVLPGGIGTMEELFEVWCWAALGLHPKALGLLNVNGFYDRLLEFMQRAASDGLMAPSTLELLFVDDDPQRLVERVLNAVAAHHPSGTMSL
- a CDS encoding acyl-CoA carboxylase subunit beta translates to MDHSLAERVDDLLRRKEEARQPGSERSVERQRSRGKMLARERIEYLLDEGSFHELDGLARSRSASATERPYTDGVVTGWGTVEGRQVFVFSQDFTLFGGALGEVYAEKIHKVMDMALKVGAPVIGLNDGAGARIQEGSVSLASYGGIFYRNVKASGVTPQISVIMGPCAGGSVYSPILTDFIFMVDETSYMFITGPDVVKQVTGEDVSQQDLGGARVHSSKSGVAQFVSADDKGALDDVRFLLGFLPSNNLEEAPRVDTDDPHDRLVPELIDMIPASANQAYDMRSVVEAIVDDNEFFEYAPAWAPSIICGFARLGGQSVGIVGNQPMAFAGVLDIESSSKAAKFVRTCDAFNIPLVTFVDVPGFLPGVEQEHNGIIRHGAKLLYAYCEATVPRISVITRKAYGGAYVVMDSKSIGSDLCFAWPTAELAVMGAAGAVEIINRREIAEADDPVARRQELVDDYTENFCNPWEAADRGYIDDVIDPTETRIKLIAGLTMLRSKSEQLPPRKHGNMPL
- the mce gene encoding methylmalonyl-CoA epimerase, which gives rise to MILTEIDHVAIAVNDLEAAIEYYRSAFGAEVHHREIVDSDGVEEALVKVADSYIQLTAATRPDSPIAKSIEKRGEGLHHIGYRVDDCQAALDAMVAAGATPIDKAPRPGSRGTTVAFIHPKGSFGTLIELVQEN
- a CDS encoding ATP-dependent DNA ligase — translated: MLSKAATSLPDGEDHGFVFEPKWDGFRCIVFRDGDDVLLGSRNDKPLTRYFPELMDPIREMLPERIVVDGEVVVATGRGLDFDALGQRIHPAESRIAKLSVETPASFVAFDLVALGDTDHQTTPFGERRALLESVMDPTSPPLHLSPATTDRTVAADWFTRFEGAGFDGVMAKATGDPYLQNKRSILKIKHQRTADVVVAGYRVHKDGAGVGSLLLGLLDDDATLHSIGVASSFAAARRVELLDELAPFVDGGLDGHPWAEWGEAEAHATSGRMPGAPNRWNQQRDQSWVPLRCELVAEIGYQGLTAGRLRHPAKFLRWRPDKAPDQCRYDQLDAPVPIELAHLFSNGEFDR
- a CDS encoding HAD-IA family hydrolase, with amino-acid sequence MAGVIALPKAVVFDFDGTIVDTETPPFLCARNEFARHGLELTLEAWQVRLGRTDLPHWTEWLERAVGTPIDRDEIRSRVLEEKNRLTATQPVREGVVALIERCHDLGVAVAVASSSQAEWVHPNLRARNLFDHFATIVTRTDRIRSKPAPDSYRHACALLGVHPGDALAIEDSPNGLLAATSAGVRCVVVPNEMTRGMEFTTAEAVVNSCAEIAFARGR
- a CDS encoding YceI family protein; translated protein: MGKLKTVLGLVVAAIVLVVGGVWVYINVIKEDAPEALTLEASSTTTTPDADDSSDDGPASTTPASNTTAEFDGSLDGTWIPGGETVAGYRVAETLAGQSTEGVGRTDQVTGAMSIVGTTITEADFSVDMASITSDSDRRDNQYQTRLMQTDRFPTSTFVLTEPIELGTEPAEGEEITVDAVGDLTLKDTTKAVTFELQAKRVGGVITVVATYEITFADWGIEDPSNGFAQVGPTGLLELRLELVKE
- the ccrA gene encoding crotonyl-CoA carboxylase/reductase; its protein translation is MSMQHILEAIQNGASGEELAALPLPESYRAAYVLRDEQTMWDGVESEDKDPRQSLHVGEVATPEIAPDEVYIAVMASSINFNTVWTSIFEPLPTFLFLDRLGKESVWGARHAQDFHVVGSDASAVVLRVGSAVRNWKPGDHVTVHCNYLDDQDPSAHNDSMLAANQRIWGFETNYGGLADLSIVKANQLMPKPAHLSWEEAAVNALCASTSYRMLVGDHAGRMKQGDNVFIWGATGGIGAYAAQLVLNGGGTPVGVVSSENRVKLLNAMGVEHAIDRREENYQFWSDEHTQDESEWRRLGKKVRSLIGDDPDIVFEHPGRSTMGASVFITKRGGKIVTCAATSGYMLEFDNRHLWMKLKSIISSHFANYQEAWNMNQLISQGRIQPVMSEVFSLDQVGEAALKVHRNQAEGKLGVLCLAPEAGQGITDPEFREQVGEDRITLFARHARGEL
- a CDS encoding flap endonuclease is translated as MQVHLVDGTYELFRYFYAPGGGKHLNDVGEEVGAVRSVLRSVTALLEDGATHVGVATDHVIESFRNELYAGYKDGSGIDPVLFGQFPLLEAALEAAGCTVWAMVEFEADDALGAAAAVAAADPDVTRALICTPDKDLAQCVVDPKVAQFDRRAGVIRDEAAVLEKFGVMPASIPDWLGLVGDTADGFPGLAGWGAKSAAAVLRRYEHIENIPLAPGQWDITVRGSQKLCSVLAEHLDDALLFRTIATIRLDVPVGTPAQWRWSGVGSGFDEMCDRLDAHDVHRRLTKLAGQRFG
- a CDS encoding RDD family protein gives rise to the protein MTAIGERPDGSDVTLLRTGRIGRRLVAFGIDATVLAYCIALGLLGIAFIDAIMTSTLGGCATSDAPADCEPSIWIARFIAALAAMWIAASVHLVLVVPAWRNGATLGMRQVGIRIVSHHYGAVVSQRQFHLRAWVSHSSAIVLILVLFSWVIGPAGWLDRVIQGVAIAGGVVIVASAVLILLPGHRSIADSLTATRVIVERPVSYIAHIAAIVCSVIGQALLSVATAWTFGRPDEPDLSFDFGNRRHDDFDWASDPLERLFAWSDSATSNTIALVVCGAIWLAAVGLCWAGLVDTRWHAERNAGRGVALVACLYAALPILVLTIWAVTRVASILIDAFG